AACAACGGGTCGCTAAACGCGATCGCGTACCAGTTGAGCGTGAAGCCTTCGATCGGGAGGCTGAGCCTCGGCGAGGTCGTGAAGGAGAAGAGGACCGTGACTGCGACCGGCGCAAAGAGATAGACGAGCACGACGACGAGGAACAGACGGGCCAGGAGGTGGCTCGGCAGGAAACGACGCCGGCGCGCGGGTGCTGCGCCGGTCGCGAACGAGTCGATCATCGCGTCGCGAGCCTGACGAGGCGGATGAGCCCGAGGTACACGGCGATCACGATCCCCATGACGAGGAAGGCGAGCGCTGATCCGAGCGGCCAGTTGTAGCCGAGACCCTTGAACTGGTCGGCGATGATGTTCCCGACCATGATCCCCTGGCTCCCCCCGATCAGCTGGGGCACGACGAAGTCGCCGGCGGCGAGGATGAACGACAGGGCGAAGGCCACGCTCAGTCCCGGGAGCACCATGGGCACAAGAATGGTCCGATGCAGCCGGAAGCCTGAGGAGCCGAGGTCTCGGGCGACCTCCACATGCTCCTTGGAAACGTTGGACATCGCGGAGAAGACCGGGAGGAGGGCGAGGGGGATCAGCAGCTCGACGAGCGTGATGATCACCGCCCAACTGCTGAAGATCAGGAACGTGAGTGGCTCCTTGACTACGCCCAGCTGGATGAGGATGGCGTTGAGGAGCCCGTCCCTGCCGAGGATCGTCCGCCACGCGTAGATCCGCACGAGATAGCCACTGAACATCGAGACGAGCACGAGGTTCAGCAGGAACTGCGCTCGTCGGCTGAACACGAAGAGCATGAGGTAGGAGAGGACGTAGGCGATCGGCACGACCACGGACGCCGTGGCGATCCCGACGAGCAGTGTCCTGACCAGAACGGCCGCATACGACGCCGTCGTGACCCCGGTGAGGTAGTTCGACAGGGTGACGTCTGGGACGACGTTGAATCCCTGTTGCTGGAACAGGCTGTAGGCGAAGAGAATCAGAATGGGTGCGACGAAGAACGCCAGGTAGAACGCCGCCGCGGGCCCGAGCAGCCGCCGCGACGCCGTCCTTCGTCGAACCCCTGGGCGGCGCGCGACCGCTAACGAAGTCACCGACCGCTGCGCCGTGGCTGCAGCCTACGCGAGCTTGTAGTCCTGCCAGGCCTTCTGCCACTTCACGACGCCGACCACGTCGCCCTCATCGTTCTGTGGGGGCGAGACCACCTGCGTGGCCAGGATCCCGCCCGGCTGGGCGACGAGGTCGTAGTGGTAAAGGGCCTTCGTCGCGGCGTCCATCTGGTCGACGGCCTTGGCGATCGTCGCCCCGGACCCGAGCGCGATGGCGATCGCGCTGTTGTTCTCGGGCGCCATCATGAAGTTCATGAAGGCGTATGCGTTATCGACGTTCGGAGCGCCGACCGCGATCGCGTAGGCGTCCGACCAGTAGTAGGTCCCGTCGGTCGCGGGGCTGGCGGTCACAAGCGTGACCCCCTTCTGCTTGGCGAGAACGACCTGGTACGCCCATCCGCCGATCCCCATCGAGGCGTCGCCGCGGATCAGGACGTCGGCCTGATCGCCGAGCGTGGCGCTGAAGGTGACGACGTTCGGCTTGATGGTCTTCATCGCCGTCATCGTCTGATCGAGCTGGGCCTGAGTCAGGCGGTTCGGTTGGGGCATTCCCAGCGACTGCGCGAACAACCAGGTATTGGCGATCGGATCGTCGACGAGGACGAGCTCACCCTTGTACTTCGCGGCGGCGAAGTCGGTGTACTTCGCCGGAACGCCGTTCCACTTCTTCGGGTTGTAGATGCACGGTTCGTCGCCCCAGATGAGGGGGATCCCGTACATCTGGCCGTTCTTGGTGAGCCACGCTGCCTGCTGGAACGCCGGGAAGAGGCCCGCGGCGTTCGGGATCCGGCTGAGGTCGAGCGGCTGGAAGAGCTCGACGCCGGCGGCCAGGATGGCGCGCTGGAAGTCCTTGTTGTCCGAGATGATGTCCATCTGCCCCTTGCCGCCGGTGTTGAACTTGGTGAGCGGCTCGAAGGCATCGGCGATGAAGGTAGGGTTCATCTTTATGTTGTTCTGCTGGAAGAACGACTTCGCGACGTCCTTGGCGTCCTCTCCGTCATATCCGATGAAGTTCAGGGCTCCGCCAAGCTTCACGCTCGCGGCAGCCGTCGGGGCCGCAGCCGATGCGGCAGCAGCCGTCGGGGCTACGGTCGCCGGGGCTACGCTCGCCGACGATGCGGCCTGATTGCACGCGGCAAGGAAGGCTGAGACGCCCCCGAGGAGCGCCACGCCGCCGAGACCACCCGCCCCGCGCATAAAGGTTCGTCGGGTCAGCAGCTGCCTCCGGAGCTTCGCAGCCAACAGGTCTTCGACGGGGTCGCCCATGACGCACTCCTCCGCTCTATCAGTTGCCCCGCACTGGTCAGGTCGGGGGGATCCTGGCTGGCCAGTTCCGGTCACAATCGTAGCAGAACCAATCGTAACATCATTGGATACGCTAGAGTCAACGCCGGGCGTCTGCGCTGGCAGCGATGTCCCGCATGCTCCGTCTCGCACCACAGGAGGGAATTCGTCCGTGACGCCGCCTGATCGCAGGTTGGCCCGCAGCGCCGCAGGCGATGCACGCGCGGTCGGCGCCCCAGCGCACGGTCATCGGCGCCCGTCGGGTCGGCGGAAGCTCGCGACTCTCGTGCGCGAGCGACTCCTCGCGGACATCCTGTCGGGTCGATGGCGACCCGGCGACCGGCTGCCCACGGAGCCGGAGCTGACGGCCCTGTTCGGGGTGAGTCGAACGCCGATCCGTGAAGCCATGCAGTCGCTGAGCCTGCTTGGCGTCGTCGACATCGCGCCGCGGCGCGGCGCCATCGTCAAGGCGCTGCCGCTCGAATCTGTCGTCGACATGGCGATCCTCTCGGGCGCCATGGCCCCCGAGCGGTCGGTCGGCGACTTCTTCGACTTTAGGTTCGAGACCGAGAGCGCGACCGCGCGGCTCGCCGCCATCAACGCGACGCCCGAACAGGTCGCGGCGATCCGGGTCGTGCTGCGGGAGAACGAGGCGGCGGTCCGCGGCGGCGACCGAGAACTCGCGCGGTCGGTCGACGTCCGCTTCCACGCGGCGATCGCCGAGGCCTCGGGCAACGTGGTCTTCGAGGCGCTCGCCCACGCCCTTAATGGACTGCTCGTCGATCTCCGCCGGGTCACCGGCGGGATCCCCGGCGCCTCGGAGGCCTCCTACGCCGAGCACGTCGAGATCCTCGCGGCGATTACGGCCCAAGACGGTACCGCGGCACAGCGGGCCTCAGAAGCCCACATCCGTAAGACGCGGGCCCGGTTCGAGGCCGCGAGGCCCTCTGGCCGGCTGTCCTCGCGATAGCCTGGCGGACGGAGGGACCGACGGACCACGCTCGGGTCGCCCCGCGGTCAGCGGGTCGCGGTGAATCGCCCCGGTGGACGACGCACCGGGGCGTCGTCGAGCAGGCTCGCTCCGAGCCCCGGCCGCTCGGTCAGGCGCAGGACGCCGCGGTCGATCTCAGGCGGGTAGTCCACGAGCTCCGCGAACATCGCGAGATCCGCCTCCGAGCCCACCGTCTCGAGGACCAGGGCGTTCGGAATGGCTGCCATCAGATGGGATGACGCGAGCGTCGCGATCGGGCCGTTCGGATTGTGGGGGGCATAAGGGACGAAGTACGACTCGGCCAGCGCTGCGATCTTCTTGGCGCCCGTGAGGCCGCCACAGTTGACGACGTCGCACTGGAGGACGCCGAGGCTCCCGGCCTCGAGGAAGGGACGCACGTCCCAGAGGCTCACCAGACGCTCCCCGGCCGCGATCGGGATCGAGCTGCGCGCACTGAGGCGGGCGTATTCCGTGGCCGACTCGGGTGGCAGCGGTTCCTCGAGGAACAGCAGGCGGTAGGGCACGAGCGCTTCGACGAGGCGGACCGCGTTCGGCAAGTTGAGCCGCCCGTGGCAGTCGAGCATCAACTCGAACTCCCATCCGACCTCTTCCCGGGCGGCTGCGAACCAGCCAGCGATCTTCTCGATGACGCTCGTCGGCAGATACTCGGTCTCCTTCAGCGATGGGTCGAGGGAGCCCGGTGTGCCGAAGTAGCCGCTCTCGGTGATCGTCGGATCGGACTTTTCCCCATAGAAGAGCGGGAGCCCGGTCTTGGCGCCGCGGTAGCCCCGGTCGGCGAGTCGACGAAGGCCGGCGGCGAACTCGTCCGGCGTCGATCCGCACGCGACGTGGGCATATGTGAGGATCGAGTCACGGGTCGGTCCGCCGAGCATCTGGTAGATCGGGGCGTTGTAGTACTGGCCCTTGAGGTCCCACAAAGCGATGTCCACCGCGCTGCGACCGGCCGCGTGGAGCGGCCCACCGACCCAGAACGTGTCGCGGTAGAGCTTCTCGAAGTGGTCCTCGGTCGCCAGCGCGTCCTTCCCCACCAGGTACTCGCCAATCTCGATCAGGTTCGCTCTGACCGAACCGTCACGACGCTTCAGCACCGTCTCGCCCGTCCCGGTGAGGCCGCGGTCCGTGTCGATCCTCACGTAGACCGCGTTGGCGCGGCCCATGCTCACGACATCCACCCTCACCCCCGTGATTCGCATCGCACCCTCCGAGCGGTCACAGCGCCGGGACGCCTCGACGAAGTGGTCGTTGTCATGGCACCAATCCGATCGGGTGAAGCAGCTCCCGGACCACGCGCACCTGGTCGGTCGAGAGGTCGTGGACGGGCGACCGCGACGCTCCACCCTCGAGGCCTCGGAGGTGCAGGATCGCCCGGTAGATCGGGAGATCGCCGGCCGGCCCGACCTGCTGGCGGGTGTAGAGCAGCTTGATCGGGAGGATCCTCCTCCAGGCCGCCCGGGCACCGTCGAGGTCGCCGACGCACATCGCCCGGCGCATCGCGACGGCGTCCGGCGTGGCGACGTTCAGGATCCCGCTGATCCATCCGTCCGCCCCGCCGGCGAGCGCCTCGAGCGGGGCCATGAAGCTGCCGTAGAAGACCCTGAACTCGGGCGGCAGTTCGGCCCGCAGCTCGTGCACCTCATGGACGGTCGGAAAGGTGCTCTTGACGGCCTGGAGGAGCCCCGCGGCGAAGAGCGCATGGATCCGCGGGACCTCTAGCGCGGGTGCCGCCGAGTTGGCCGGATTGTTGTAGAGCATGACCGGGATCGGGGAGGCACGGCCTACCGCAGCGAAGTGGTCCATGACCTCCGGCTCCGTCGGACGGAGGAAGTACGGCAGGATGACGATCGCCCCGTCGGCACCGATCGCGGCCGCTCGCCGCGTGACGGAGACCGTCTGGGCGG
The sequence above is drawn from the Chloroflexota bacterium genome and encodes:
- a CDS encoding ABC transporter permease yields the protein MTSLAVARRPGVRRRTASRRLLGPAAAFYLAFFVAPILILFAYSLFQQQGFNVVPDVTLSNYLTGVTTASYAAVLVRTLLVGIATASVVVPIAYVLSYLMLFVFSRRAQFLLNLVLVSMFSGYLVRIYAWRTILGRDGLLNAILIQLGVVKEPLTFLIFSSWAVIITLVELLIPLALLPVFSAMSNVSKEHVEVARDLGSSGFRLHRTILVPMVLPGLSVAFALSFILAAGDFVVPQLIGGSQGIMVGNIIADQFKGLGYNWPLGSALAFLVMGIVIAVYLGLIRLVRLATR
- a CDS encoding extracellular solute-binding protein, coding for MGDPVEDLLAAKLRRQLLTRRTFMRGAGGLGGVALLGGVSAFLAACNQAASSASVAPATVAPTAAAASAAAPTAAASVKLGGALNFIGYDGEDAKDVAKSFFQQNNIKMNPTFIADAFEPLTKFNTGGKGQMDIISDNKDFQRAILAAGVELFQPLDLSRIPNAAGLFPAFQQAAWLTKNGQMYGIPLIWGDEPCIYNPKKWNGVPAKYTDFAAAKYKGELVLVDDPIANTWLFAQSLGMPQPNRLTQAQLDQTMTAMKTIKPNVVTFSATLGDQADVLIRGDASMGIGGWAYQVVLAKQKGVTLVTASPATDGTYYWSDAYAIAVGAPNVDNAYAFMNFMMAPENNSAIAIALGSGATIAKAVDQMDAATKALYHYDLVAQPGGILATQVVSPPQNDEGDVVGVVKWQKAWQDYKLA
- a CDS encoding FadR family transcriptional regulator; its protein translation is MRERLLADILSGRWRPGDRLPTEPELTALFGVSRTPIREAMQSLSLLGVVDIAPRRGAIVKALPLESVVDMAILSGAMAPERSVGDFFDFRFETESATARLAAINATPEQVAAIRVVLRENEAAVRGGDRELARSVDVRFHAAIAEASGNVVFEALAHALNGLLVDLRRVTGGIPGASEASYAEHVEILAAITAQDGTAAQRASEAHIRKTRARFEAARPSGRLSSR
- a CDS encoding mandelate racemase/muconate lactonizing enzyme family protein — protein: MSMGRANAVYVRIDTDRGLTGTGETVLKRRDGSVRANLIEIGEYLVGKDALATEDHFEKLYRDTFWVGGPLHAAGRSAVDIALWDLKGQYYNAPIYQMLGGPTRDSILTYAHVACGSTPDEFAAGLRRLADRGYRGAKTGLPLFYGEKSDPTITESGYFGTPGSLDPSLKETEYLPTSVIEKIAGWFAAAREEVGWEFELMLDCHGRLNLPNAVRLVEALVPYRLLFLEEPLPPESATEYARLSARSSIPIAAGERLVSLWDVRPFLEAGSLGVLQCDVVNCGGLTGAKKIAALAESYFVPYAPHNPNGPIATLASSHLMAAIPNALVLETVGSEADLAMFAELVDYPPEIDRGVLRLTERPGLGASLLDDAPVRRPPGRFTATR
- a CDS encoding dihydrodipicolinate synthase family protein, translating into MQRQVDWQGIFPAVLTIFDRSGRIDDTAMATHIDRLVNEGATGLVVGGTSGEFILLDDVERVRVIEIAVAAAGGRVPVIAGTGYASTAQTVSVTRRAAAIGADGAIVILPYFLRPTEPEVMDHFAAVGRASPIPVMLYNNPANSAAPALEVPRIHALFAAGLLQAVKSTFPTVHEVHELRAELPPEFRVFYGSFMAPLEALAGGADGWISGILNVATPDAVAMRRAMCVGDLDGARAAWRRILPIKLLYTRQQVGPAGDLPIYRAILHLRGLEGGASRSPVHDLSTDQVRVVRELLHPIGLVP